The genomic stretch GCTCCTGTAATGCCACACCCAACACCCCAGCCCGTCCAGACACCTACAACCATAACTCCTACAGCGTCCTCATCTGGCTATGTGAATTCACAAGCAGTTGATGATAATTCCATTGCTCTTGCTCAGAAGCACGCCCGTTGGGCTGTGTCTGCCTTGACTTTTGATGATGTCAACACAGCTATCAAGGAACTCAAAAACTCTTTGAAGTGCCTTGGGGCTGAGTGACGGTAGAGCACACTTCAGTGACCCGTCCATTGTTTTTAACGCCATTCAACGCCAAGTTGTACGAGCAAATCCCATGTTCGTCCTTCTAGGTCTGAGTCTTAAAATGGAGATGCTTAAAGGAGCTTCACTCAAGACCTCTTTTCTAGATATTGTGCTGTTATGCTACTTTGACTATTAGTGATGATGACATATAAGCACATTACCTGCTCTATAACGAGTCGCAATTGGTTTCTGATTCATGTACACTACTGTACGTCCTTTGCTCCGTAGTGGTGCTCCCTCGGGATGTCTACTACGAATTCATTATATGTAGCATCAAAGACATACACTAATCTTCCAACAAGCTCTCTGTTTGTTTCCCAACGCCATGTTGTTGGTGTACGGCATTTGGAATTCACTTATCTATTCCAGCTAATGTTCCGACCAATGGAAACGAAGGGgcatgaggatgttgaatATGCCCTTTCTGTTGTTGGCTGTTCTCCCATGGCAACACAACGTGTCTATCATTCACTGCTTCGCCCTCCTACTTTACAGCCGCTGTTACGTTGCTCGAGCTACCACGACTCTTCCGCCCCCACATGGTATGCGCATCTGCGTCCCATTACCTCGTGTCTCTCACCTTCGGTGCTAGGAATCAGAGGAAGCAGCAAACTCTGGCCTATCTCTTGCTTTGGAGTTCCAAATGCTGACTATGGAGCCACATCCTATGAAGTGCGATCTGGATGAAGGTCGTCTGAACGCCAAGTGCCGCGATCGAAAGTTTACGACGTTCCTGGACTTGAAGATAGATTATCACAACGAGTTCATAAACCGTCTACGCGAACATGTCCAAGTTACCAATCACAGCTGGAATGAGCTTCAAGCCTTCGAGTCCAAGAGGCGCTCTTGTGCTGAGAAATTCGTGGGAAAATATGGCGTGACATACTGGGGTGCTGAAACCCGCAAGATGTACCTGCTGCCAGAGGCTTTCAAAGAGCCTGAATCTCTCTGTACTTACCCCGAGCGGAAAGAAGAGTAAGCCTGCTCGGGACCCTGGTGCCAAGCTTCGTTATTTATGCTTACTGTTTAACCTACAGAATCATTCGGACGGTTGCCCTCTTGCttgaaagaaaggcaaataGTGCTATGAGGAACAAAGACAAACAGCCTACGGTGGAGGTTAGTCACGAGCCACCTCCTATTGTCCACATAGTAGCTAATAAGTTATGGGATCTATATAGCTAGACACCCCAACTCGTCGTACTTCTGCTTCCGTGCCACCACTGTGGGGAAATTCTCCCTATGCTACATCACCTTCAAGTCCGGAGCTCTTCAGACCTACAATGAACCAAACCaatgaaggagaggataAGCTTAAGAGAAGGGCATCCGACAGACGCAGGGCGTCGACCGATTGGGGCAAGGAGGCCTCAGAACCCCCTAGCCAAAAGCCTAGACTCTCAGCACCGAGTGGTATACGCCCATTTAGCTCCATTTGGGATCATGGCAAGGAGAACAATGGCAACGTTCCTCGCGAGCCAACAGACCTGAAAGCGGACTGGACCAGTACTGGCGATAAGACAAGCGCAACTGATGACAAGGTGGGTAATCTAGAGGGAAACTACCCGAATGATACCAAGTTCTTGGTGGAGGCTTCGAACCAGGAAGGCATGGCTCCTGTTTGGGTGTCGTTTCAGAATTTCCCGTCCGCATCTTCGTTTTTGGGCCACATGGCGGCTGAATGCAGAGTGGACGAGTGGAGTCCATCCAAACAGATCTTGACTGAAAACTCGAACTGGCACCCTGGGCAATTGGTCCTCGCAGCTTCCGTCAAGTTTGAATGGTCGGAATTTGGAATTCGTGTCCGCCAGGGGGCCGATCACGACCTAACTATTGTTTTTCAGGAGCTGCAGAAGGCTTGGAAGGCTAAGGAATTGAATCTGGATGGTGGTTCAGTTCAGCAGTTCAGGGTTAAAGTGATGCTCCACGTTGGTTGATCTGCCATTGGCGTTTTGTTCGTTGGTTGAGGTTTGATAAGCAAAGTTGCAGTGAAATTGGCAATTCTTGGGAGATAATAGGAATAGCAGAAGGACTTATGGGATTGAGGGAATGGAAATTACAGAAGGGACTCTATCGGGCACCCTACAACTGTTCAGCATAGGTAGTtcaatggaagaagacgcTAGCGCAGAACTACAGAAGGCTTGGTACGTAGCTATACATATTACAGTCGCTGCACGAACCATGGGCAGATCATCCTTTGGCCCATGGAACGAGACGCAAATCCCGGCTGGGGCAATTATTAGGCCGGAGAATAATTAAGTTCGTAATAAACTGACGTCAAGTTTGCCCTTTCATAAGAAGTAAGAAACTCACCGGGATTTATTGGCTTTATCGGTATTCGGTCATTTCCCCTCCGTATGGACCCAGCCGATTTCGAGCGAAGCGCCATTCCCCTTTAACAGAGCTATTAAGAAGACCATTTGGAATTCTGAATCAATGTACCCCGATCTGGGTATGCGATTTGCCCTTACGCCTTCGATTGAAGAGACCGATAGTTGCCGTCGTCGGTTTCCTTCCATTCCGAGAGATTGGGTGAGACATTTCCCCcgaattcttcctttctttttttttttctccctttccctcgGGACGCGCATAATAATAGTAGAACATACTATATATGGAGGACATCGTCTCTCTTACCCCATAAAAATATCCACTGATCCTGGTCGCTTTTGTATCATATAGGAAATGAGCCGTCGATCCAATTTCATTCCTTGCGACGATCATACTCAATGGGGAGTGTTTCTCGCTGTCCTTGAGAGCAGTTTCTCTGAAAGTGTTCTGATATCAAGGACGGGTTGATCATCATTGGTAGTATTTGCGACGGTTGAACCCAAAaactcttttttttttcttttctatccGTCCACTTaactttcctctttttcttcctttttccccttcctccctttgTCCGCTCCCCTCTCGTTTCTCACCTCCTCTCTTTACCCACTTACACGCGGGACTATGATCGGACGGCGTCCCTGAAGAACGGAAGATGTCCCACAACGCGCGACTTGGCAGGGGAAGGATTGATGAATCACCTTTGTTCCGTCCCCTCTTGGAGGGCTCTAAATTGGCAATCCCGAGAAAAGTCCCAACCCAGCTTGCTGGCGAAATTTCTAGACGCAGACTAACGGACTTTGCTCGGTTTGGAGGATGGGAACCTTGGATAGGCCCCCCTCTTTTCCGTTGGCCCAGCGTCATCAGCCGCAACGTGGGTGATCATATAGATTTCTCGCATATCAAAAGGATGAGCTGCAAACCATCGTAAGGTGTTTTTTTCGTTTCATTTAGGACTAGGACTAGATGGGGACGATTACATGATATTAGCAATTGGGTTATTGCCCGTATAGGGAAATGGTCGTGTAAGAATGGGGTTCAATTAAAGCAAAGCACGAGTGATATAGAGGGAATGAAAATACGCTTATTGATAATGGCAATCATTCCAATCGCGAATCCCATTGggtgggaaaagaaacggaaaagagagaaggaagttGTagtttactccgtactagtgAGTAGTTTTCCAGTCACAGGACGAGCAGGTGATTTAATACGCCCCAATTCATCAAAGCGTCGTTAGTCCCGAATTGGTCGTTGCCCCAAAACCACTTTGGTCTCCCTGCTCATCTCctgctgctttctctccaagtttttctttttttttttttttttatttgtctgTGCTTCTCTCCGtctggcttcttcttttcccgtcCTTCTTTAATTTTAAATAGTGAAGGTAGAactctcttctttgttctccaTAATTTACGATTATAACCCACTAGATTATTCCTCGGCGcctcttatctctctctctccctctccccctCAGCAcactttctttcccgttATCCTTTCGCCATTTACACCCCTCCCCCTTTTCGCTGGCTCCCCGCATCCTTTGTTTGCTTCAAGCTTGCGTGTGGGGTTTGAGAACGGGCGATACTTGCTCAGGAAAAAGCAACAGTTTGAATCACATTACCACTCTTAGGCCCTGATACGGTCTTCTCTCACATATCGTCATGGCGAGTGATCAGAGCAAGAAGCCAGCCGTGCTGATCGTTGGAGGACTCGGTATGTACATGCGACAGAGATTCCTGCAGCTCGTGGTGATGCAAGAGGGGTACATGAGCTAACCCAAATGTCTTGCGTTTCGCAGGATTCATCGGTCGTCATCTGGCACTTTACATACATGAAAATAACCTGGCCTCGGAAGTGAGACTCGTCGACAAAGTCCTTCCTCAACTGGCTTGGTTAGCCCCTGAGTTCCAGGAGGCTTGCTCCAAAGATAAGTTCGTTCAAGCGGACGCTAGCCGGGAACGTGAGTGAACTCAACATCTCCTCGAATTCTGAAAAAGTGATGACGTCTCGTACTGACTCCCCCGCGTTGCTATTTAGAGCACTTCCCGCGTGTCTTCGATCGGGCCAACGGCGAACAATTTGACTACGTATTCAACTGCGGAGGCGAGACAAGACACTCACAACCCGACGATGTATATGAGCTTCGTAATTACAACCTCACCGTGGCCTTAGCTCGTGAGGTGGCCCGTCGAGGAATCCGTTCTTATGTCGAATGCTCCACCGCCCACGTTTACAAATCCGGATCGTCGCCACGGAAGGAGGACGACAAGCTCCAGCCATGGCATAAGCTGgcaaagtggaagatgaaggctAGTGACGAAATTAGCAAAATTCCTGGCCTCAACTACTGCTTGTTGCGCCTGCCACATGTTTACGGAGAATATTGTTCGGGCTTTTTTGCCATGGGAGTGTGCCTCGCGCGAGTACACCTTGAAATGGAGAAGGATCTAGAGCTTCTTTACACCGGGGACGTTAAGATGAACACCCTCTACGTCAAAGACGCAGCCAGTGCCCTGTGGAAGTCTGCTGAGTGGAGAGCAACCGCCCCGACGGACGGCTCGGCTCCCATTGCCTTCAACGTGGTCGACCACGGTAATACTCGTCAGCAGGATATTGCCGATGCGCTATCTACCATATTTGGTATGAAGTGCTCATTCCTGGGATCTCTAGCCTCGCAGTTCGCCAAGCTCAACCTCGATGATGTGATAGACGACATAAACGAGGAATGTCTGCAGGTCTGGGCGGAATTAatggaacagaaaaagatCGAGCGGCCAGGCCCGATCAGCCCGTTCTTAGAGAGAGACGTATTCAAGGACCAAGATATGTCCCTTGACGGCACGCTTTTTGAGAAGACAACCGGCTGGAAACCCACCCGGGAACGCTTCAACGCAGACAGTGTACGAGATATGATAGAGAGCTACAAACGGATGGGCTGGTGGCCATAGGCCCATCGGACACCGTGAAGTCCTCACCACTCATTCTCCAACACCTCTTCGCTTTGATCAAACTTGGCCCAAAGTCACAAAAGTATGATGGCATTCAATAATGACGACCCATTCACGACCGCTGTTGTACCTTCGCCTGCATTGACGACGGATATCTGCATTGGCATAAACCACTCTATCTGAAATTTCGAGCGCATAGACCACCTCTCGCCCCTGTTAATCACCCCATCTCGAGCCGCCAAATATTGTCCTGTACTCTTTATGGTCACCGCTCTACTTGTAATCTATAATATCCTTTCCCTGGTTCAATCAGGATCTGTTCTTGAGCGCCGGTATGTTCAGCTAGTTTTCTGATTCGTCTGTGTTATGTTAAAGATTTCTGATCCCGGACATCCAGCACCTTTAGACTCCTACACCGCAAGCACGTGACTGACATAAGCTTTGCTTTCGCGGCTCTATTTCTATTATTCTGGGATTAGAAATACATGTTGCAACAAGATATTGAAACTACTCTTCTAGACCACTTTCCTCCATACTGACTGCATTCGCAATCTACACTCTCCTGTACCGATACCATAAGATGGATTAGTCTTAACAATAGAACTCTCCACAGCCCTCCTGTTGAGCATTCAGCTAGTGTTTTGGCTACGGGATGCGGGCGTTTCAAGTTTATTTTCCTCGACCTAAGCCAGACAAGTTCCTCTGTGAAATGCCGCGTGACCCAGGGCAATTCCCCAGAGGGTGGGAGGACCAGTGGGCACCGTTCTAGCTATACTTCGTCCCGTCGGGCGAgactttcctttctcatcCCAGCTAAGACTCGTATTCTCTAAAGTCGTATATTAAATCTCTTAATTATACCTATCAAGTGGACTGATAGCCTACATTATTATAACTGTATTCCAACTCAACTAGAGTTATATTGGCAAGACATCTACGGTTTATAGTCACTGTAGTATTATACAAGTTCGAGACTGGACTAGTTTATCAGATGACACGGATTGTCTGTATCGATCTTCACCAGGTTGGCATCAATATTCTCTGGTTGAAGTTGGTAGCCATATATACCGTGGCTGTCTTGCTTGGTGATATGGATGAcggtggagagaatgagCTGATCTGGGGATATAATAGGTGTCTGCACCCTTAGCGAATTCACGGAATAGTCAAGTAGCGGTATAGATTGATTCACGCAGGGAGTGAATGAAGATAAAAGTACTACAAACTGTGAGAGGTATATTTGTAGTCATCAAAAGGGACCTAGTTATAGTTAGTCCACACCCTGCCTAGGCTGCTTGATCTCAGTGCCTTTGCAATTTCTAGTTGTAAAGACGTCATTATTACTAGTGGCCTACAGGAGAGCACAGGATGATAAGAATATACAATATTGTATTTTGCATAGGTCGCTGCTAAGCTCTAGCCATCTTGATGAGTTTCCAAGTCTGCAGACTTGTGTATTGCTTGGTATATGGGTAGtgcttcctcttttctttctcttttcttctttccgtcTCTTagttcttctcttgttgacgagTCTGAAGAGATGCTGTACATACAACAGAGCGAAGCAATGATAAAGCAAGTATAGCACAGATGTGTATGCGGCTTTTGCAAGCGTCCAAAAAAGCGCATTTGCTTTGGAAATTAACCcgaggaaaataaaaggaaatatCGAAACCATAATATGCGACATATATCACAGCCCTCTACCTGCCACAAGGGTggctgagaaggagatagAAGCAACTAAAAATATAAAGGGCACGGAAATAACGAGATGCAAAACCGTGTAGAGACTGGAGATTCGCACGTTCGTGTGTTCTGCTTGGGAAGGAAAAATCTAGAACTCCCAATCCTGCTCAACGGACTTGATAGCCCACTCGAACTTCTCACGCAAcgacttggagaagaattTCTCGATGGGAACGTTGAACTTCTTGCTGAAAACGACCGTGAGACGAGGGTCGATATAGTTCTGCACGTTATTAGACAGTCTATCGAGGCGAGCCCGGAGCAGGGGGGACTTACGATTTTGGACGTTCCGAGGGCCACTTCCTTattgtcttccttgtcctgAGCCTGCAATTCCATGGTCTCAATACGCTGTTCAAGTTTCTGGATGGCGTTCTCAAGCTTCTCAACTGTGGGGCCTTTGCCTTCAGCTTCCACTTTGCCTgtcttgttctctttgttgaacttcttttccatatcTTTGACCACTTCCAGCCGATTTTCAAGttccttggccttcatttccttctccccttctGCCGCAAGCTTCTCGTTATCCTTgtcgaacttcttctggatcttttGGCGTTGTTCTTCGAGTAAGAAAGCCTGGTGCTCCTTGATCCACTCCAtgtcaatatcctcatccatctCGAAGAACTTagctcccttctttttcttaagATTAGGTTCCAGATCAAGCATCTGCTGCTTGAGGCGCCATCTTTGGTAACGGAGACCTTTTATCTGCGCAGTGGAAGTGGAGATCATCAGCATTCTCTGAGGTAAAACTTTAGATTATGTATGGGATACTTACCCTCTcgcccatcttctccatttgATTAGCGTGAGACGCAGTCACAGTTCGCTTGTGGTTACAGAGAATGGCCACTTGACGGTTGGCATCGTTGTATGCCTTCACTTTCTCTGCAATGGTACCGGTCGCTTTCATATCTTTGAGCAGTGTACTCATCGTGTGTGAAGCGTTGTAGGTACGGAAAACTTTAGCCGTCAGGCCCTGCATATAGTTCGAAAGATGCTTGTTGAGCGCAGATGTCTACA from Aspergillus oryzae RIB40 DNA, chromosome 1 encodes the following:
- a CDS encoding NAD-dependent epimerase/dehydratase family protein (C-3 sterol dehydrogenase/3-beta-hydroxysteroid dehydrogenase and related dehydrogenases), whose amino-acid sequence is MASDQSKKPAVLIVGGLGFIGRHLALYIHENNLASEVRLVDKVLPQLAWLAPEFQEACSKDKFVQADASREQHFPRVFDRANGEQFDYVFNCGGETRHSQPDDVYELRNYNLTVALAREVARRGIRSYVECSTAHVYKSGSSPRKEDDKLQPWHKLAKWKMKASDEISKIPGLNYCLLRLPHVYGEYCSGFFAMGVCLARVHLEMEKDLELLYTGDVKMNTLYVKDAASALWKSAEWRATAPTDGSAPIAFNVVDHGNTRQQDIADALSTIFGMKCSFLGSLASQFAKLNLDDVIDDINEECLQVWAELMEQKKIERPGPISPFLERDVFKDQDMSLDGTLFEKTTGWKPTRERFNADSVRDMIESYKRMGWWP
- a CDS encoding uncharacterized protein (predicted protein) — translated: MRNKDKQPTVELDTPTRRTSASVPPLWGNSPYATSPSSPELFRPTMNQTNEGEDKLKRRASDRRRASTDWGKEASEPPSQKPRLSAPSGIRPFSSIWDHGKENNGNVPREPTDLKADWTSTGDKTSATDDKVGNLEGNYPNDTKFLVEASNQEGMAPVWVSFQNFPSASSFLGHMAAECRVDEWSPSKQILTENSNWHPGQLVLAASVKFEWSEFGIRVRQGADHDLTIVFQELQKAWKAKELNLDGGSVQQFRVKVMLHVG
- a CDS encoding uncharacterized protein (predicted protein), translated to MSTTNSLYVASKTYTNLPTSSLFVSQRHVVGVRHLEFTYLFQLMFRPMETKGHEDVEYALSVVGCSPMATQRVYHSLLRPPTLQPLLRCSSYHDSSAPTCWNELQAFESKRRSCAEKFVGKYGVTYWGAETRKMYLLPEAFKEPESLCTYPERKEE